One window of Candidatus Tectomicrobia bacterium genomic DNA carries:
- a CDS encoding c-type cytochrome, giving the protein MVLAAGTLFLAVAASPGWAAPMKIDAKLAERGKAVYARECAVCHGPAGKGDGEAAYLLFPAPRDFTSKMFKIRTTPSGEAPQRSDIVRVLLLGLPGSTMPSFVSLPESDLRAVAEYVLSLAGFENEPAEFVKIPKAPPATPEWLAKGKAAYLKYECNKCHGDKGDGKGTSAAELKDYLKRPIRPNDYTKGVFKGGGDVQSIITRILTGIEGTPMPSHAEVLEKQEDVIALAHYVRQFSKGRDFWQPSTGVIPARRAQGKASLRTDDPQWAKVIPTPIPMMQLNNDGRPPIEMNVRALHDETSISILLEWDDATPDRMGSVGTFGDAAAIQFSLGEKDPPLFVMGARDNLVNIWHWAAPPVDVEATYAGMAVDDYPLSGKPYPRKEMGHPPIAASRATRTPFVSAWAAGNPISTPGLARPFMDLNAGGFGTLQPQGPKDQNVQGQARWFRGKWRVVFTRSMESPGKQDAQLLAGSIHPIGFAVWDGFRRDRNGQKSVTTWYKLRIE; this is encoded by the coding sequence ATGGTCCTCGCCGCTGGGACGCTCTTCCTCGCCGTGGCCGCCTCCCCCGGCTGGGCCGCCCCCATGAAGATCGACGCCAAGCTGGCCGAGCGGGGCAAGGCCGTATATGCGCGCGAGTGCGCGGTCTGCCACGGCCCGGCGGGGAAGGGGGACGGCGAGGCCGCCTATCTCCTCTTTCCCGCCCCGCGCGACTTCACCTCCAAGATGTTCAAGATCCGCACCACCCCTTCGGGCGAGGCGCCCCAGCGGTCGGACATCGTGCGCGTCCTCCTCCTGGGGCTTCCAGGCTCCACCATGCCGAGCTTCGTCTCACTCCCCGAGAGCGACCTCCGGGCAGTGGCCGAGTACGTCCTCTCGCTGGCGGGCTTCGAGAACGAGCCCGCCGAGTTCGTCAAAATCCCCAAGGCGCCCCCCGCGACGCCCGAATGGCTCGCCAAGGGCAAGGCGGCCTATCTCAAGTACGAGTGCAACAAGTGCCACGGCGACAAGGGGGACGGAAAGGGCACCAGCGCGGCCGAGCTGAAGGACTATCTCAAGCGGCCCATCCGGCCGAACGACTACACGAAAGGGGTATTCAAGGGAGGGGGCGACGTCCAGTCCATCATCACCCGCATCCTGACCGGCATCGAGGGCACCCCCATGCCCTCCCACGCGGAAGTGCTCGAAAAGCAAGAGGACGTGATCGCCCTGGCCCACTACGTGCGGCAGTTCTCCAAGGGCCGCGACTTCTGGCAGCCGAGCACCGGCGTCATCCCGGCCCGGCGGGCGCAGGGCAAGGCGTCCCTGCGGACGGACGACCCGCAATGGGCCAAGGTCATCCCCACGCCCATCCCCATGATGCAGCTCAACAACGACGGCCGGCCGCCCATCGAGATGAACGTCCGCGCCCTCCACGACGAGACGAGCATCTCCATCCTCCTGGAATGGGACGACGCGACGCCCGACCGGATGGGGTCGGTCGGCACCTTCGGGGATGCCGCCGCCATCCAGTTCTCCCTCGGCGAGAAGGATCCGCCCCTCTTCGTGATGGGCGCTCGCGACAACCTCGTGAACATCTGGCACTGGGCCGCACCTCCGGTGGATGTGGAGGCGACCTACGCGGGCATGGCCGTGGACGACTATCCTCTCTCGGGGAAACCTTATCCCCGGAAGGAGATGGGGCACCCCCCCATCGCGGCCTCGCGCGCCACGCGGACGCCCTTCGTTTCGGCCTGGGCGGCCGGCAACCCCATCTCCACGCCCGGCCTGGCCCGGCCATTCATGGACCTGAACGCGGGGGGCTTCGGCACCCTCCAGCCCCAGGGCCCGAAGGACCAGAACGTCCAGGGGCAGGCGCGGTGGTTCAGGGGCAAGTGGCGGGTGGTCTTCACGCGCTCGATGGAGAGCCCGGGCAAGCAGGATGCCCAGCTCCTGGCGGGCTCGATCCACCCCATCGGCTTCGCGGTGTGGGACGGCTTCCGGCGGGACCGAAACGGCCAGAAATCCGTCACCACGTGGTACAAGCTTCGGATCGAGTGA
- a CDS encoding molybdopterin-dependent oxidoreductase, translating to MNVSRRQFLAASSAGLLAWSARGLSLAALAPVSEVDNPLGSYPSRGWEKVYRDQYKWDESFTWVCSPNCTHECRMRAFTRNGVVLRAEQNYDQHRISDLDGNKATHHWNPRGCANGFTFQRRMYGPYRVRYPMIRRGWKRWADDGFPELNPANAQKYGFTARGQDTFLRVSWDEAYTYAAKGFIHIARTYSGEEGKKRLLAQGYAPEMLSHVEGAGTRVMKFRGGMGLLGVIGKYGMYRFANTMALLDTHVRGVSPDKAKGGRVWSNYTWHGDQAPGHPFVHGLQASDCDFNDLRSTKYHLHIGKNLVENKRPDSHFFIECMERGAKVAVITPEYSPVGTKADYWVPIRPQSDAALLLGVTKILIDRKWYDEKFVKEFTDFPLLVRTDTLKRLQPQDVVPGYKNQDISQGASFKVHGLTPQLREITGDFMVWDRRTNRAAVITRDDVGKNFVKKGLDPALEGKFQVQTVDGQTVEVMPLFEMYKTHHLKDYDLDTVHEITQAPKELIEQIAKDIATIKPAAIHVGEGINHWFHATGINRATYLPLILTGNIGKPGAGSHTWAGNYKAALFQGSAWTGPGFKGWVAEDPFDVNLDPGADGKEIHAHGYTKDEEPAYWNYGDKPLVVETPKYGRKVFTGMTHMPSPTKALWFTNVNLFNNAKWLYEMLKNVNPKVEMIVCSEIEMTSTAEYSDIILAANTWMEFEQPEITASCSNPFLQIWKGGVKPIYDTKDDTLIMAEMAQKMGELLGDKRFADYWKFALERKSEVYIQRLLDSSTTTRGYKYADIMAGKYGEPGSALMLFRSYPRIPFLEQIEDSVPFYTATGRLQAYNDEPETIEYGENFIVHREGPEATPYLPNVIVSSNPYIRPEDYGIPRGHMGWDERQVRNIRLPWAEAKRTKNPLWEAGYRFFCLTPKSRHTTHSSWQVTDWNFIWGSDFGDPYRMDKRQPGVSENQVSMNPEAAKALGLKEGDYVYVDANPADRPYIGWKPDDPFYKVARLMLRLKFNPAYPYNVVMIKHGAWCATEKSVKGHETRKDGRAVSADTGYQASYRYGSHQSITRGWLMPMHQLDTLFHKTKAFMGFILGGEADNHAVNTVPKETLVKITKAEDGGLGGRGVWAPAATGFSAGGENAFMRRYLEGMVRVKKA from the coding sequence ATGAACGTCTCCCGACGCCAGTTCCTGGCAGCCAGCAGCGCGGGGCTCCTCGCATGGAGCGCCCGCGGGCTCTCCCTCGCGGCCCTGGCGCCTGTCAGCGAGGTGGACAACCCCCTGGGCAGTTATCCCTCCCGGGGCTGGGAGAAGGTCTACCGCGATCAATACAAATGGGACGAATCCTTCACCTGGGTCTGCTCGCCCAACTGCACCCACGAGTGCCGGATGCGCGCCTTCACCCGGAACGGCGTTGTCCTTCGGGCGGAGCAGAACTACGACCAGCACCGGATCAGCGACCTCGACGGGAACAAGGCCACCCACCACTGGAATCCGCGCGGGTGCGCCAACGGCTTCACCTTCCAGCGCCGCATGTACGGCCCCTACCGGGTGCGTTACCCCATGATCCGGCGCGGCTGGAAGCGCTGGGCGGACGACGGTTTCCCCGAGCTGAACCCGGCGAACGCCCAGAAGTACGGCTTCACCGCCCGAGGGCAGGATACCTTCCTCCGCGTGAGCTGGGACGAGGCCTACACCTATGCCGCCAAGGGCTTCATCCACATCGCCAGGACCTATAGCGGAGAGGAAGGAAAGAAGCGCCTCCTCGCCCAGGGCTACGCCCCCGAGATGCTCTCACACGTGGAGGGGGCCGGCACCCGGGTCATGAAGTTCCGGGGGGGCATGGGCCTGCTCGGCGTCATCGGCAAGTACGGCATGTACCGCTTCGCCAACACGATGGCTTTGCTGGATACCCATGTGCGGGGGGTGAGCCCGGATAAGGCCAAGGGCGGGCGCGTCTGGTCGAACTATACCTGGCACGGCGACCAGGCGCCGGGCCACCCTTTCGTCCACGGCCTTCAGGCCTCCGACTGCGACTTCAACGATCTGCGCTCCACCAAATACCATCTCCACATCGGAAAGAACCTCGTCGAGAACAAACGGCCCGACAGCCACTTCTTCATCGAGTGCATGGAACGCGGCGCCAAGGTCGCCGTCATCACGCCCGAGTACAGCCCCGTGGGTACCAAGGCGGATTACTGGGTCCCCATCCGGCCGCAGTCGGACGCCGCCCTCCTGCTCGGTGTCACCAAGATCCTCATAGACCGCAAATGGTACGACGAGAAGTTCGTCAAGGAATTCACGGATTTCCCCCTCCTCGTCCGGACGGACACCCTGAAGCGGCTCCAGCCCCAGGACGTGGTCCCCGGCTACAAGAACCAGGACATCTCCCAAGGAGCCTCTTTCAAGGTCCACGGCCTCACGCCCCAGCTGCGCGAAATTACCGGCGACTTCATGGTGTGGGATCGGCGGACGAACCGCGCTGCCGTCATCACCCGGGACGACGTCGGGAAGAATTTCGTGAAGAAGGGCCTCGACCCGGCCCTCGAGGGCAAGTTTCAGGTCCAGACAGTGGATGGCCAAACCGTCGAGGTCATGCCCCTTTTCGAGATGTATAAGACTCATCATCTCAAGGATTACGACCTCGACACCGTCCACGAGATCACACAGGCGCCCAAGGAGCTCATCGAGCAGATCGCGAAGGACATCGCCACCATCAAGCCCGCCGCCATCCACGTGGGCGAGGGCATCAACCATTGGTTCCACGCGACGGGGATCAACCGCGCCACCTATCTTCCGCTCATCTTGACCGGGAATATCGGCAAGCCGGGCGCGGGCTCGCACACCTGGGCGGGCAATTACAAGGCGGCCCTCTTCCAGGGCTCCGCCTGGACGGGCCCCGGCTTCAAGGGCTGGGTGGCCGAGGACCCCTTCGACGTAAACCTCGACCCAGGAGCCGACGGGAAGGAAATTCACGCCCACGGCTACACCAAGGACGAGGAGCCCGCCTACTGGAACTACGGCGACAAACCCCTGGTCGTGGAGACCCCCAAGTACGGGCGCAAGGTGTTCACCGGCATGACCCACATGCCCTCTCCCACGAAGGCGCTCTGGTTCACGAACGTGAACCTCTTCAACAACGCCAAGTGGCTCTACGAGATGCTCAAGAACGTGAATCCGAAGGTGGAGATGATCGTCTGCTCCGAGATCGAGATGACCTCCACCGCCGAGTATTCGGACATCATCCTCGCCGCCAACACCTGGATGGAGTTCGAGCAGCCCGAGATCACGGCTTCCTGCTCAAACCCCTTCCTCCAGATCTGGAAGGGCGGCGTGAAGCCCATCTATGACACCAAGGACGACACCCTCATCATGGCCGAGATGGCCCAGAAGATGGGGGAGCTCCTGGGCGACAAGCGCTTCGCCGATTATTGGAAATTCGCTCTTGAGCGGAAGTCCGAGGTGTACATCCAGCGTCTCCTCGACTCCTCCACCACCACGCGGGGCTACAAGTACGCCGACATCATGGCGGGCAAGTACGGCGAGCCGGGCTCTGCGCTCATGCTCTTCCGGTCCTATCCGCGGATTCCTTTCCTCGAGCAGATCGAGGATTCCGTCCCCTTCTACACCGCGACGGGGCGCCTCCAGGCCTACAACGACGAGCCCGAGACCATCGAGTACGGCGAGAACTTCATCGTCCACCGCGAGGGGCCCGAAGCGACGCCTTACCTGCCGAACGTCATCGTGAGCTCGAACCCCTACATCCGGCCCGAGGACTACGGCATCCCGCGCGGGCACATGGGCTGGGACGAGCGCCAGGTGCGGAACATCAGGCTCCCCTGGGCCGAGGCCAAGCGGACGAAGAACCCTCTATGGGAGGCCGGCTACCGCTTCTTCTGCCTCACTCCCAAGAGCCGCCACACCACCCACTCCTCCTGGCAGGTGACGGACTGGAACTTCATCTGGGGGAGCGACTTCGGCGACCCCTACCGCATGGACAAGCGCCAGCCGGGCGTCTCCGAGAACCAAGTGAGCATGAACCCCGAGGCGGCCAAGGCGCTGGGGCTCAAGGAGGGCGACTACGTCTACGTGGACGCGAACCCGGCCGACCGGCCCTATATCGGCTGGAAGCCGGACGATCCCTTCTACAAGGTGGCGCGCCTCATGCTGCGCCTGAAATTCAATCCGGCCTATCCCTACAACGTGGTCATGATCAAGCACGGCGCCTGGTGCGCCACCGAGAAGAGCGTGAAAGGCCACGAAACCCGCAAGGACGGCCGCGCCGTCTCGGCCGACACGGGCTATCAGGCGAGCTACCGCTACGGCTCCCACCAATCCATCACGCGGGGCTGGCTCATGCCCATGCACCAGCTCGATACCCTATTCCATAAAACGAAGGCCTTCATGGGCTTCATCCTTGGGGGAGAGGCGGACAATCACGCCGTCAACACGGTCCCCAAGGAGACGCTCGTGAAGATCACCAAGGCGGAGGACGGGGGCCTCGGCGGGCGCGGCGTCTGGGCCCCGGCGGCGACCGGTTTCTCCGCCGGAGGGGAGAACGCCTTCATGCGCCGCTATCTGGAAGGCATGGTCAGGGTGAAGAAGGCATAG
- a CDS encoding 4Fe-4S dicluster domain-containing protein, producing the protein MPQVYNWQLGRKMEYPYEERHPERQFAFVFNINRCIGCQTCSMSCKSTWTFSKGQEYMWWNNVETKPYGGYPQHWDVKILQLLEEANPDGQVWDAGKNGARRPYGAFEGMTIFEAAQRRIGPEGPQRVLGYLPTDEEWRFPNIGEDAPKGQKGAALNFDKEGVRLPEHKSWFFYLQRICNHCTYPACLAACPRKAIYKRPEDGIVLIDQERCRGYRKCVEACPYKKSMFRVTTRTSEKCVGCYPRIEGKEPLAEGRIWETRCMAACVGKIRMQGLVKVDQKTGDWAEDPQNPLYFLVKKEKVALPLYPQFGTEPNGYYIPPRWVPRPYLRQMFGPGADEAVEKYSAPSRELLAVLQLFRAQQAVIFRYDIKPGPKVFETTINGKPWSLYNDTVIGYDDKGQELVRVTVEEPFHKRPEERANSI; encoded by the coding sequence ATGCCCCAGGTCTACAACTGGCAGCTCGGGAGGAAGATGGAGTACCCCTACGAAGAGCGCCATCCCGAGCGGCAGTTCGCCTTCGTGTTCAACATCAACCGCTGCATCGGCTGCCAGACGTGCAGCATGTCGTGCAAGTCCACCTGGACCTTCTCCAAGGGCCAGGAATACATGTGGTGGAACAACGTCGAGACCAAGCCCTACGGCGGCTATCCCCAGCACTGGGACGTGAAGATCCTCCAGCTCCTCGAGGAGGCCAATCCGGACGGCCAGGTGTGGGATGCCGGAAAGAACGGCGCCCGCCGCCCCTACGGCGCTTTCGAGGGCATGACCATTTTCGAGGCCGCCCAGCGCCGGATCGGCCCCGAGGGCCCCCAGCGGGTGCTGGGCTACCTTCCCACGGACGAGGAGTGGCGCTTCCCCAACATCGGGGAGGACGCCCCCAAGGGGCAGAAGGGCGCCGCCCTCAACTTCGACAAGGAAGGCGTCCGGCTGCCCGAGCACAAGAGCTGGTTCTTCTACCTCCAGCGCATCTGCAACCACTGCACCTACCCGGCCTGCCTGGCCGCCTGCCCCCGCAAGGCCATCTACAAGCGGCCCGAGGACGGCATCGTCCTCATCGATCAGGAGCGCTGCCGCGGCTACCGCAAGTGCGTCGAGGCCTGCCCCTACAAGAAGTCCATGTTCCGCGTCACCACCCGCACGAGCGAGAAGTGCGTGGGCTGCTACCCCCGCATCGAGGGCAAAGAGCCCCTCGCCGAGGGCCGGATATGGGAGACGCGCTGCATGGCGGCTTGCGTGGGCAAGATCCGGATGCAGGGCCTCGTCAAAGTCGATCAGAAGACGGGCGACTGGGCCGAGGACCCGCAGAACCCCCTCTACTTCCTGGTGAAGAAGGAGAAGGTGGCCCTGCCCCTCTATCCCCAGTTCGGCACCGAGCCCAACGGCTACTACATCCCGCCGCGCTGGGTGCCCCGCCCCTACCTGCGGCAGATGTTCGGCCCTGGGGCGGATGAGGCGGTCGAGAAGTACTCCGCCCCCTCCCGCGAGCTGCTGGCCGTGCTCCAGCTCTTCCGGGCCCAGCAGGCCGTCATCTTCCGCTACGACATCAAGCCCGGGCCCAAGGTGTTCGAAACCACCATCAACGGGAAGCCCTGGTCCCTCTACAACGACACCGTCATCGGCTACGACGACAAGGGCCAAGAGCTGGTGCGGGTGACCGTCGAGGAGCCCTTCCACAAGCGGCCCGAAGAGCGGGCGAACAGCATCTGA
- a CDS encoding molecular chaperone TorD family protein, giving the protein MTGSPAVTAYARSRLYAYLAACFRYPDEAAWRELTGRKSRATLAFACALLGEEAPYQALRLHGGGMRLRGIGSLGALRETYGEVFGHTISKQCPPYETEYTNMHLFQQSDFLADLAGFYRAFGVRVREGTERLDHLAIQLEFLHLAAFKEARALEGGDAEAACVCRDAQVSFIEDHLGRWAGVFAKRLKRWNAEGPYRAAARMLADYIAAEARANAASPAAVADVTRGEFLPMAADEWDASDWQTAGENGPASL; this is encoded by the coding sequence ATGACCGGCTCACCGGCGGTAACGGCCTATGCAAGGTCGCGCCTCTACGCCTACCTCGCCGCCTGCTTCCGCTATCCCGACGAGGCCGCCTGGAGGGAACTCACGGGCAGGAAGTCCCGCGCCACCCTCGCCTTCGCCTGCGCCCTCCTCGGGGAGGAGGCGCCCTACCAGGCCCTCCGCCTCCACGGCGGGGGAATGCGGCTTCGCGGAATCGGGAGCCTCGGCGCTCTTCGCGAAACCTACGGGGAGGTCTTCGGCCACACCATCTCCAAGCAGTGCCCGCCCTACGAGACCGAGTACACCAACATGCACCTCTTCCAGCAGTCCGATTTCCTCGCCGACCTGGCCGGTTTCTACCGCGCCTTCGGCGTACGGGTGAGGGAAGGGACCGAGCGCCTCGATCACCTCGCCATCCAGCTCGAGTTCCTCCATTTGGCGGCCTTCAAGGAGGCGCGCGCCCTGGAGGGCGGGGACGCCGAGGCGGCCTGCGTCTGCCGGGATGCCCAAGTCTCCTTCATCGAGGATCACCTGGGCCGCTGGGCGGGGGTCTTCGCGAAGCGCCTCAAGCGCTGGAATGCGGAGGGGCCCTACAGAGCCGCGGCGCGGATGCTGGCCGACTACATCGCCGCCGAGGCGCGGGCGAATGCCGCCTCTCCCGCCGCCGTGGCCGATGTCACGCGGGGAGAATTCCTCCCGATGGCCGCCGACGAGTGGGACGCCTCCGATTGGCAAACCGCCGGGGAGAACGGCCCGGCTTCGCTCTGA